In the genome of Candidatus Nitrosotalea sinensis, the window CTCAAATGATTTTATAAAAATAGGATCATTTTCTGTAAAAGAACCAAACTTGTCTCCAAAGATATTAGATATTGACACCACTACGCTATCATCAGGGGAATAATCCACAATGTGAACACCCCACATCAGGGTAACTTTGGCAGTACTTGTAGTATGTGAAAAAGTATACGTACTCCCGGCAGCAATTTCCACCTTATCAGATATATTATCAAACAAGCTTTCAGGCGAAGGAAAAAAGTCTCCTCCTTGAGTATCAGAAGACATTTTGGGCATGACAGAATATGCAACAGATGCTGCAATGACAATCATCACTGCACCTGCAATTGCAATTATAGGTCCACGTTTTTTCAACTGATATACCCCAGTTTTTTGTCATGTTGTGGCATGTGTAAAGATTCCCCTGTTGTCCTATGTCCCATTTGTTCTTCTATTGTTTTTACAAGGTTTTCCGTATCTTGTGCTTTTTTCGAGATTTCTGTTAGATCTAGTTGCAGACCAAGCATCTTTACAAGAGCCTCCAGTACTATTTTGGATGCTTTTGCATCAACTACATAGCCAGATGTTTCTCCAAGAAGACATATTCCTGTAATTCCTTTTCTTTTACCTACACCTATTATCAAACCGTTCATTCCAGTGATACTTCCACTATTCATTACTGATACACCATAATTGTGAAATTCTTTGACTATTTGTTCAAGCGTACTTGTACCGTAAACTTTTGGCAACTTTGTAAAGGTTCCTGTGATGTATGCAGCAAGCGTGTATATCGTCTTGATTCCAAGCTTGTCACATATTTTTGTAATTTCTTCTGCCATCTCATATTCACTTTCAGGTGTGACAGGCTGTGCATCACCACCAAGTAAGACAAGGTCACTGGTCTCCCCCTTGTAATAATAAAAAGTATTTTTCATTAGATCTGTTGTACCATTTGGTTGAATCAACACTTGTGGTGGAAATGAAGAAGAGAACATGTTTGCAAAAGATACCGCTTTTAATTGCTCAATCATGTGATCTATTGCAAGTTTTCCCACAAAACCGCTGCCTGGAAATCCACATATCAGAGAAGGATTTTTCAAGATAGGCATTTGTGTTATTTCAACAACTATACGTTGAGGAAGAGACAACATCGTTACGAAAAAATCAATTCAATATTAATTATGCTTAGATGGTTTATCGTCGTCTAGATTTTTTTGATTTCTTCTTGGAAGAGCGAGATGGTTTTCTTCTAGATTTTGATATTTTTCTTTTAGATGTCTTTGTTGGTTTTCGTTTTACAGCCATCTTTTTCTTTGGTCGTTTTGCTTTTCTTGCCTTGGCCTTTGCTTTTCTCTTTCGTGCAGCAAGTGCAGCAGCCCTCTTTCTTTTTGCAGCAGCAATCACTGCCATCTTCTTTCGTCGTTGAGATGCAGCTTCTGCAACTTTCTTTTGTACTACAGAGAGTGCTTTTCCTGCCTGTTCTTCTTGTTTTAATAGTGATTCAAATTTTGGTCGCAGATGAGATTCTTCTTTTGTTGATACCTTTAGTTGTTCCACAAGAGATGGTTTTGCGTGTATTTGTTTTCGTAGCTGGTCTTCAATCTTTGATTTTTGTCTCTCTCCAGATTCAATCTCTTTTTCTAGTCTAGAATATGCCGAATCTCTTTCTTTTAGTTCAGAATGTAATTCAGATATTTTTTCATCAATATATCGCAATCTTTCAGATAATGTTCCCTTGTCATCAGAGGAACCATACTGACTTTGCTGTGTTACTTGGTCTTTTTCATTCTCTTCTTGCTTGAGTCTTTCTTCTGCTGCAATTTTGAGTCTCTCAATACTTGCCTTTTGTGACAAGTGCTGGTTTAAGAGTTGCATTACATGATCTTTTTCTCTTGTCAGATCTTCTTTTTTCTTTTCAAGGGCCACAAGACCAGAAGATGATCTACGTTTTTTGGAAATAGCTTCTCTTAGTTTAGTTTCAACTTGTTTTCGCGATTTTGATATAGCTGATTTTTTCAGGCTG includes:
- a CDS encoding proteasome assembly chaperone family protein; protein product: MLSLPQRIVVEITQMPILKNPSLICGFPGSGFVGKLAIDHMIEQLKAVSFANMFSSSFPPQVLIQPNGTTDLMKNTFYYYKGETSDLVLLGGDAQPVTPESEYEMAEEITKICDKLGIKTIYTLAAYITGTFTKLPKVYGTSTLEQIVKEFHNYGVSVMNSGSITGMNGLIIGVGKRKGITGICLLGETSGYVVDAKASKIVLEALVKMLGLQLDLTEISKKAQDTENLVKTIEEQMGHRTTGESLHMPQHDKKLGYIS